The following proteins are co-located in the Naumovozyma dairenensis CBS 421 chromosome 9, complete genome genome:
- the GCV2 gene encoding glycine decarboxylase subunit P (similar to Saccharomyces cerevisiae GCV2 (YMR189W); ancestral locus Anc_6.277), with product MYYYHNYDQINGICSTKKVNRLSRYIYPLSSTDIISTNHHISNQLWNNGRTFTTTYPNSIEISSKQYERIYNNDPLDLSNPLDSFPRRHLGPAPKDVQSMLKQMGFNDLESFIKAVIPSNILNNDTTDSPLDFDLKASTSSSNVGFSEQEMLKHLTNLANKNNYKIKNFIGKGYYNTIVPPVIQRNLLECPEWYTSYTPYQPEISQGRLESLLNFQTVISDLTGLPIANASLLDEGTAAAEAMLLAFNLTKKKKFKFIVDKNVHKQTKSVLRTRAKPFNIELIEIDSVSDFENAKYIIKENGNDLIGCFVQYPDTNGSILSEEKLKQLAELTHGGGNVSKAPSQLFIVASDLMALTLLKPPGQLGADIVLGSSQRFGVPMGFGGPHAAFFSVIDKLNRKIPGRIVGVSKDRLGNPALRLALQTREQHIKRDKATSNICTAQALLANIAANYCVYHGPEGLQNIAKRIYGMTTVLAQHINSSKCEHSVINESWFDTLTIKLNENVTNSKKFLEKALNEFSMNLFMSDSQTISLSLDEATTEDDLSNLILLFSKEKTIAPDSNFASKLPEFPLDNLRTEPFLINPVFNKYHSETAMLRYLHHLQTRDLSLANSMIPLGSCTMKLNSTVEMMPITWPQFTNIHPFQPSSQTKGYQEMFTNLEKDLCNITGFDAISLQPNSGASGEYTGLRVIKTYLESQGQPHRNVCLIPISAHGTNPASAAMCGLKTVSVNCLNDGSLDLNDLKLKAEKYKDELAAVMITYPSTYGLFGPSVQEAFDIVHENGGQVYLDGANMNAQVGLTSPGFLGADVCHLNLHKTFAIPHGGGGPAGAPICVRSHLKPFLPGHDVVKMITSGGSDDPSRTIDSVSSAPYGNALVLPISYAYIRMMGSKGLPYSSVIAILNANYMMSRLQEYYKILFINGSSSFKHCGHEFIVDLREYKEHGIEAIDIAKRLQDYGFHAPTLAFPVPGTLMVEPTESENLEELDRFIESMISIKNEIDLFMKGDPRGKVLKMSPHSMEDIINGEDWEQRGYTREFAAYPLPFLKVNKFWPVTTRLDDIYGDTHLHCTCPSVEEMEAKWREES from the coding sequence ATGTACTACTACCACAATTACGACCAGATCAATGGGATCTGTTCTACCAAAAAAGTTAATAGATTATCAAGGTATATATACCCATTGAGTAGTACTGATATTATCTCGACTAACCATCACATTTCTAATCAACTATGGAACAACGGCAGGACATTCACAACTACCTATCccaattcaattgaaatatcaTCTAAACAATATGAAAGGATCTACAATAATGACCCATTGGACTTAAGTAATCCATTAGATTCATTCCCAAGACGTCATCTGGGACCTGCCCCTAAGGATGTCCAGTCAATGTTGAAGCAAATGGGATTCAATGACCTAGAGTCATTCATCAAAGCAGTAATCCCATCAAACATCCTAAACAACGATACCACAGATTCCCCATTAGATTTTGACCTTAAAGCTTCCACCTCTTCATCGAATGTCGGATTTTCCGAACAAGAAATGTTGAAACATTTAACAAATTTAGCAAACAAGAATAATTAcaagataaaaaatttcattggGAAAGGATACTATAATACCATTGTACCACCTGTCATCCAAAGGAACTTATTGGAATGTCCAGAATGGTACACTTCATATACACCATACCAACCTGAAATTAGCCAAGGTAGGCtagaatcattattaaattttcaaactGTAATTTCCGATTTGACAGGTTTACCAATTGCTAATGCCTCTTTGTTAGATGAAGGTACTGCCGCTGCCGAGGCAATGTTATTGGCATTCAATCTTactaagaagaagaaattcaaattcattgtTGATAAGAATGTCCACAAGCAAACGAAAAGTGTCTTAAGGACAAGAGCTAAACCTTTCAATATCGAACTCATTGAAATTGACTCAGTGtcagattttgaaaatgcGAAGTACataattaaagaaaatggaaatgatTTGATCGGTTGTTTCGTCCAATACCCTGATACAAATGGATCTATCCTATCTGAAGAAAAACTGAAACAATTAGCGGAATTAACTCATGGCGGGGGGAACGTTTCAAAAGCACCATCCCAATTGTTTATAGTTGCATCTGATCTTATGGCTTTGACGCTATTGAAACCTCCTGGCCAATTGGGAGCTGATATTGTATTAGGTTCATCACAAAGATTCGGTGTCCCCATGGGGTTTGGTGGTCCACATGCTGCATTCTTTTCTGTCATTGATAAGTTGAATAGGAAAATTCCAGGTAGAATCGTGGGTGTCTCTAAGGATAGATTAGGTAATCCAGCGTTGAGATTAGCTTTACAAACCAGAGAACAACATATTAAGAGAGATAAAGCTACGTCAAATATTTGTACTGCTCAAGCTTTATTGGCTAATATAGCAGCTAATTATTGTGTGTACCATGGTCCCGAGGGCTTACAAAATATTGCAAAGAGAATTTATGGTATGACTACTGTTTTGGCTCAACATATCAATTCCTCGAAATGTGAGCATTCTGTAATCAACGAATCATGGTTCGATACCTTGACGATTAAATTAAACGAGAATGTCAcaaattccaaaaaattCTTAGAGAAAgcattgaatgaatttagTATGAACCTCTTCATGAGCGACTCACaaacaatatcattatcattggATGAAGCTACTACCGAAGATGATCtatcaaatttaatattgttgttttcgAAGGAGAAAACCATTGCGCCTGATTCCAATTTTGCTTCAAAACTGCCAGAGTTCCCTTTAGATAACTTGCGTACAGAACCCTTCTTAATAAACCCAGTATTCAACAAATATCATAGTGAAACTGCTATGTTAAGATATTTACATCATTTGCAAACGAGAGATCTTTCCTTGGCCAATTCAATGATCCCACTGGGTTCATGTACCATGAAATTAAACAGTACAGTGGAAATGATGCCCATTACATGGCCTCAATTCACAAACATACATCCCTTCCAACCATCATCACAAACAAAGGGATATCAAGAAATGTTTACtaatttagaaaaggaCCTTTGTAATATAACAGGGTTTGATGCTATTTCATTACAACCAAATTCAGGAGCCTCAGGAGAGTACACAGGATTAAGAGTCATCAAAACATATCTAGAATCTCAAGGACAACCGCATCGCAATGTCTGTTTAATCCCCATCTCGGCACATGGAACCAATCCGGCATCTGCAGCCATGTGTGGATTGAAAACCGTCTCAGTGAATTGTTTAAATGATGGATCATTGGACTTAAAcgatttgaaattgaaagcGGAAAAGtataaagatgaattagCCGCTGTAATGATCACTTATCCTTCCACTTATGGTCTTTTTGGACCAAGTGTTCAAGAGGCATTCGATATCGTACATGAGAATGGCGGACAAGTTTATTTGGATGGCGCGAATATGAATGCTCAAGTTGGATTGACTTCACCTGGGTTCCTTGGTGCAGATGTTTGCCATTTGAATTTACATAAGACATTTGCCATACCACATGGTGGGGGTGGGCCAGCAGGAGCACCTATATGTGTTAGGAGTCATTTGAAACCATTTCTACCAGGGCATGACGTTGTTAAGATGATCACTTCAGGTGGAAGTGATGACCCTTCGAGGACAATTGATTCTGTTTCTTCAGCCCCATATGGGAATGCATTAGTTTTACCAATTTCTTATGCTTATATAAGAATGATGGGATCTAAGGGGTTACCATATTCCAGTGTTATTGCCATTTTGAATGCTAATTATATGATGAGTAGATTACAAGAATACTATAagattttatttattaatggGAGTAGTTCATTCAAACATTGTGGTCATGAATTTATTGTTGATTTAAGAGAATATAAAGAACATGGTATTGAAGCAATTGATATTGCTAAAAGATTACAGGATTATGGGTTCCATGCACCCACGTTGGCCTTCCCAGTTCCTGGAACTTTAATGGTAGAACCAACAGAATCTGAAAATTTAGAAGAATTGGATCGTTTTATTGAGTCAATGATATCCATCAAGAATGAGATTGACTTATTTATGAAGGGTGATCCTAGAGGtaaagttttgaaaatgtcACCACATTCTATGGAAGATATTATCAATGGAGAAGACTGGGAACAACGTGGCTATACTCGCGAGTTTGCAGCTTATCCATTACCGTTTTTAAAAGTGAACAAGTTCTGGCCTGTAACTACTCGTTTGGATGATATATATGGTGACACGCATTTGCATTGTACATGTCCTAGCGTAGAAGAAATGGAAGCGAAATGGCGAGAGGAATCATGA
- the NDAI0I01070 gene encoding uncharacterized protein (similar to Saccharomyces cerevisiae HRR25 (YPL204W); ancestral locus Anc_6.215) produces the protein MDLRVGRKFRIGRKIGSGSFGDIYHGTNLISGEEVGIKLESIRSRHPQLDYESRVYKYLSGGVGIPFIRWFGREGEYNAMVMDLLGPSLEDLFNYCHRKFSFKTVIMLALQMICRVQYIHGRSFIHRDIKPDNFLMGTGRRGSTVHVIDFGLSKKYRDFNTHRHIPYRENKSLTGTARYASVNTHLGIEQSRRDDLESLGYMLVYFCKGSLPWQGLKATTKKQKYDRILEKKLCISVDTLCAGLPIEFADYMNYCRNLKFEERPDYLYLARLFKDLSIKLEYHNDHLFDWTMIRYTKAMVEKQRNLLNDDPNQDGGGSANTVDKNDQFNKIKLLAMKKFSTHFHYYKNEDKHNPTPEEIKQQSIQNNNAALSLPPELLQAIDKGLDALKQVPPQQQPQQGTLQGQPVNTGAEPLLQQQQRDQQQFPPVIAQRDPAQPQILQQTRQSGATYYPANVPNNNNQQQPNQQTKPPGAAGSNIWL, from the coding sequence ATGGATTTAAGAGTTGGAAGAAAGTTTCGCATAGGAAGAAAAATCGGTAGTGGATCCTTCGGGGATATATATCATGGGACTAATTTAATTAGTGGTGAGGAAGTTGGTATAAAATTGGAATCCATCAGATCAAGACATCCTCAATTGGATTATGAGTCTCGTGTCTACAAATATTTAAGTGGTGGTGTCGGAATACCATTTATTCGTTGGTTCGGTCGTGAGGGTGAATATAATGCTATGGTCATGGATCTATTAGGTCCATCTTTGGAAgatcttttcaattattGTCATAGAAAGTTTTCATTTAAGACTGTCATCATGCTTGCGCTACAAATGATCTGCAGAGTTCAATACATCCATGGTAGATCTTTCATTCATAGAGATATTAAACCagataatttcttaatggGGACTGGTCGTCGTGGTAGTACCGTCCATGTTATTGATTTCGGTTTATCTAAGAAATACAGAGATTTCAATACTCATCGTCATATCCCATAtagagaaaataaatcattaaccGGCACGGCAAGATATGCTAGTGTTAACACTCATTTGGGAATTGAACAAAGTAGAAGAGATGATTTAGAGTCCTTAGGTTATATGTTGGTATATTTCTGTAAGGGTTCATTGCCATGGCAAGGTTTAAAGGCCACTActaagaaacaaaaatacGATAGAATTCTGGAGAAAAAACTATGTATAAGTGTGGATACACTTTGTGCTGGTTTACCAATAGAATTTGCTGATTATATGAATTATTGCCGAAATTTAAAGTTTGAAGAAAGACCTGATTATCTTTACCTGGCAAGACTTTTCAAAGACTTGAGTATTAAATTAGAATATCATAATGACCATTTATTCGATTGGACTATGATTCGTTATACAAAGGCTATGGTCGAAAAGCAACGTAATCTATTAAATGATGACCCAAATCAAGACGGTGGTGGTTCTGCCAATACTGTGGATAAGAATGATCAGTTTAATAAGATTAAGTTATTGgcaatgaagaaattttctACTCATTTCCATTATTACAAGAATGAAGATAAACATAATCCAACTccagaagaaattaaacaacaatccattcaaaataataatgctgCATTATCATTACCTCCTGAACTATTACAAGCTATTGATAAAGGATTAGATGCTTTGAAACAAGTACCTCCTCAACAGCAACCACAACAAGGGACATTGCAAGGTCAACCAGTAAATACTGGTGCTGAACCATTattacaacaacagcagaGAGATCAACAACAATTCCCACCTGTAATAGCCCAAAGAGATCCAGCACAACCtcaaattcttcaacaaaCACGGCAATCTGGTGCTACGTATTATCCTGCAAATGTGCCTAACAACAAtaaccaacaacaaccaaaTCAACAGACCAAACCACCAGGTGCCGCAGGTTCTAATATATGGCTATAA
- the MNP1 gene encoding mitochondrial 54S ribosomal protein bL12m (similar to Saccharomyces cerevisiae MNP1 (YGL068W); ancestral locus Anc_6.213): MSSLSIVARRTSSSTTSIIRSSTCLRNMSTTNSVSPSPYLRSFNRFNSTSSPTAVEDKLPVDPKITSIVDSISKLTLLETSQLIKELKTTLNIPDITFASPSSSSLQSGTGATGGDTGAGSNGDAAGAAATEEEEVQSIFTVKLESFDTKSKAKIIKEVKNLLSLSLVEAKKFVESSPKVLKENVGKEDADKIKATLEGLGAKVSLE; encoded by the coding sequence ATGTCTTCTCTATCAATCGTTGCCAGAAGAACGTCCTCCTCAACGACATCTATCATAAGATCATCCACATGTCTACGCAATATGAGCACGACTAATAGTGTGTCCCCTTCCCCTTATTTACGATCTTTCAACCGTTTCAATTCCACTTCTTCTCCAACAGCAGTGGAAGATAAACTTCCTGTAGATCCCAAGATCACTTCAATTGTGGATTCTATTTCGAAGTTGACCTTATTAGAGACATCAcaattaattaaagaattgaaaactaCGTTGAATATTCCCGATATTACCTTCGCTTCACCATCTAGTTCCTCACTACAATCAGGCACCGGAGCAACAGGTGGTGATACTGGTGCTGGTTCGAATGGTGATGCTGCTGGTGCTGCTGCcactgaagaagaagaggttCAAAGTATTTTTACTGTAAAATTGGAATCCTTCGATACCAAGAGTAAAGCTAAGATTATAAAAGAAGTTAAGAATCTTTTGAGTTTAAGTTTAGTGGAAGCTAAGAAGTTTGTTGAATCATCTCCTAAAGTGTTGAAGGAAAATGTAGGGAAAGAAGACGCCGATAAAATTAAGGCCACATTAGAAGGTTTAGGTGCTAAAGTAAGccttgaataa
- the RPB9 gene encoding DNA-directed RNA polymerase II core subunit RPB9 (similar to Saccharomyces cerevisiae RPB9 (YGL070C); ancestral locus Anc_6.212), which produces MTTFRFCRDCNNMLYPREDKENNRLLFECRTCSYVEEAGSPLVYRHELITNIGETAGVVQDIGSDPTLPRSDRECPNCHTRDNVFFQSQQRRKDTSMVLFFVCLHCSHIFTSDQKNKRTEFS; this is translated from the coding sequence ATGACTACTTTTAGATTTTGTCGtgattgtaataatatGTTATATCCAAGGGAGGATAAGGAAAACAACAGATTATTATTCGAATGTAGAACATGTTCATATGTAGAAGAAGCAGGTTCTCCATTAGTCTATAGGCATGAATTGATAACGAATATTGGTGAAACTGCAGGTGTTGTGCAAGATATTGGGTCTGATCCAACTCTACCGAGGTCAGATAGAGAATGTCCAAATTGTCATACGAGAGATAATGTGTTCTTCCAATCACAACAAAGAAGGAAGGATACATCTATGGTTTTATTCTTTGTTTGTCTTCATTGTTCTCATATATTTACATCtgatcaaaaaaataagagaACTGAATTTTCTTAA
- the AFT1 gene encoding DNA-binding transcription factor AFT1 (similar to Saccharomyces cerevisiae AFT1 (YGL071W) and AFT2 (YPL202C); ancestral locus Anc_6.211) has protein sequence MVYRNKNEKHKNNNEDTNNNMDTYTGNSMGEENGSFPILTNNRPGSPLSSSPASDTSASSTRSSSISDKKEIASTTIITNNNTKTADKNTPTGLNTFTPDNIQLALSQGQNNLIHLDPVPNFIDKADIKPWLQKIFYPQGIEIVIERSDNTKVVFKCKANKKGRTSLKDLKLKSEQNQIAILPPPPPPPKKKNKRSVSRFNICPFRIRATYSLKRKKWNIVVMNNTHSHPLKFNPESDEYKKFKLKLRQDNDTDAIKKFDELEYRTRENLPIQSSIIPCECGLTNEIQSFNIVLPFTIVNNNNNNTNSNNLSKKSSNSNLNIQKPRTKLNDKRTKENLLKKSTASNFLSNTMTSSPSSNVNSRPTLMTHSSSSSSSISSSRNNHIHTHNHHYQRHSHYQSHSNEITLHSHPPHSYHITNMIIDSANANYSIEENNTDDNDDDNNNDNIMAGFIDNSIQNTANDNNGFMNGFVPFDYDSITNLNEIDFTNIFNKQHDHMSNTNTDFSNEQECNLFQNQTNNNNQPQHLNYFDNVPPTNNNTQRNLNLNSYANSNIGHQSSSALNPALFDPLYFALNPHNPAMDTSFPTLNTQPTNVKDLQSPLNEIINSPIFGNTFSENKNSELLLDLMTPQSHHYQNKYTKNDASSSSSQAPVNYEFNQRKTHSDSLQYSSSSPLAFPNGDKQQSQRQKRQGPAFTTNDMEHLLQYPDINSNTQCKNNQFIDQNQHIVINNNNNNSMTALQRDLNLLKGIDEELQSINFPPLFTTTTDNNTQETSNRIHSSSVATDINTIDLNNSINVANHNNNNNNNNNNDNNVEHKRRWNSLSTLTTNKNSNNDNPMIDLNVLNQTTPDIMNDNRRHFSNSRAKSHGTPNSNNNH, from the coding sequence ATGGTTTATcgaaataaaaatgaaaaacataaaaacaataatgaggacactaacaataatatgGATACATATACTGGCAACAGCATGGGAGAAGAGAATGGTAGTTTTCCTATCCTCACTAATAATAGGCCAGGATCACCGTTATCTTCTTCGCCAGCTTCAGACACCTCTGCATCTTCGACAAGATCTTCATCTATAAGCgataaaaaagaaatcgCCTCGACGACAATAATaacgaataataatactaaaaCCGCCGATAAAAATACACCAACAGGTTTAAATACTTTTACTCCAGATAATATTCAACTTGCATTAAGTCAGGGccaaaataatttaattcatcttgATCCTGTCCCCAATTTCATAGATAAAGCAGACATTAAACCATGGTTACAAAAAATCTTTTATCCTCAAggtattgaaattgttaTTGAAAGATCTGATAATACAAAAGTAGTGTTCAAATGTAAGGCAAATAAAAAAGGTAGAACTTCTctaaaagatttaaaattgaaatctgAACAGAATCAAATTGCAATCTTacctcctcctcctccaccaccaaagaagaaaaataaaagatcTGTGTCAagatttaatatttgtCCATTTAGAATTAGAGCTACATATTCTTTGAAACGgaaaaaatggaatattGTTGTCATGAATAATACCCATTCTCATCCATTGAAATTTAATCCAGAATCTGATGAATAtaagaaatttaaattGAAGTTAAGACAAGATAATGATACTGATgcaattaaaaaattcgATGAATTAGAATATAGAACAAGAGAAAATTTACCAATTCAATCTTCCATTATTCCCTGTGAATGTGGATTAACTAATGAAATTCAAAGTTTTAATATTGTATTACCTTTCACCATAGtaaataacaacaataataatactaatagtAACAACTTGTCAAAGAAATCCTCTAACTCAAAtcttaatattcaaaaaccaagaacaaaattaaatgataagaggacaaaggaaaatttgttgaaaaaatcaacaGCAAGTAACTTTTTATCTAATACAATGACAAGTTCGCCGTCGTCCAATGTAAATTCAAGGCCCACATTAATGACtcattcatcttcatcatcttcctcGATATCATCTTCTCGAAATAATCATATTCATACCCacaatcatcattatcaacgACATTCTCATTACCAATCACATTCGAATGAAATTACCCTCCATTCTCATCCTCCTCATTCATACCATATCACGAATATGATCATTGACAGTGCTAATGCGAATTAttccattgaagaaaacaatacagatgataatgatgatgataataataatgataatataatggCAGGATTTATAGATAATTCTATTCAAAATACCGCTAATGATAACAATGGGTTTATGAATGGTTTCGTACCGTTTGATTATGATTCAATTacaaatttgaatgaaattgaCTTTACAAACATCTTTAATAAACAGCATGACCATATGTCTAATACTAATACAGACTTTTCCAACGAACAAGAATGTAActtatttcaaaatcagacaaataataataatcaaccCCAacatttgaattattttgataatgtACCACccacaaataataatacacaGAGGAACCTGAATTTAAACAGTTATGCTAATAGTAATATTGGCCATCAATCGTCGAGTGCTCTTAACCCGGCATTATTTGATCCTTTGTATTTTGCATTAAACCCTCATAATCCAGCAATGGACACATCATTCCCAACATTGAATACGCAACCAACAAATGTAAAAGATTTACAATCACCcttgaatgaaattattaattctCCCATTTTTGGTAATACATTCtctgaaaataaaaactcagaattattattagatctAATGACACCTCAGTCccatcattatcaaaacaaatataccaaaaatgatgcttcatcttcttcgtctCAAGCTCCTGTAAATTATGAGTTCAATCAAAGAAAGACACATAGTGATAGTCTAcaatattcttcatcatcgcCGCTTGCTTTTCCCAATGGAGACAAACAACAATCACAGCGACAAAAACGACAAGGGCCAGCATTTACAACAAACGATATGGAACATTTATTACAATATCctgatattaatagtaatacACAATGcaaaaataatcaatttatCGATCAAAATCAGCACatagtaataaataataataataataattcaatgaCAGCATTACAACGGGATTTGAATTTACTTAAAGgaattgatgaagaattgcaatcaataaattttcctCCATTATTTACCACTACtactgataataatactcAAGAAACGTCAAATAGAATTcattcatcatcagtaGCTACTGATATTAATACTATAGATCTTAATAATTCCATCAACGTTGCTAACcataacaataataataataataataataataacgataataatgTTGAACATAAACGACGTTggaattcattatcaacTTTAACTACcaataaaaatagtaataatgataatccTATGATTGATTTGAATGTATTAAATCAAACTACTCCAGATATCATGAATGACAATCGTAGacatttttctaattcccGTGCTAAATCGCATGGTACTCctaatagtaataacaatcattaa